In the Phaseolus vulgaris cultivar G19833 chromosome 7, P. vulgaris v2.0, whole genome shotgun sequence genome, one interval contains:
- the LOC137829602 gene encoding lipid phosphate phosphatase gamma: MTPPLKAVTLTHVRYQKGDRVGHFLAWISLVPVFISLGGFVSHFLFRRELQGMFFALGLILSQFINEVIKTSVQQARPATCALLEMCDSHGWPSSHCQYMFFFATYLTLLSLKGLTFWHVRDNPFLHLLTWSLALLTMYSRVYLGYHTVAQVLAGTALGVFLGAVWFRIVNSVLYPYFPLIEESAFGRLLYVKDTSHISNVLKFEYDMARAERRNLSSNSKAD; the protein is encoded by the coding sequence ATGACGCCGCCGCTGAAGGCCGTGACCCTGACGCACGTGCGCTATCAGAAGGGCGACCGCGTAGGGCACTTTCTGGCGTGGATTTCCCTCGTCCCCGTCTTCATCTCTCTCGGCGGCTTCGTCTCCCACTTCCTCTTCCGCCGCGAGCTCCAAGGCATGTTCTTCGCGCTCGGCCTCATCTTGTCGCAGTTCATCAACGAAGTCATCAAGACCTCCGTCCAGCAGGCCCGGCCCGCCACCTGCGCCCTCCTCGAGATGTGCGACTCCCACGGCTGGCCCTCCAGCCACTGCCAGTACATGTTCTTCTTCGCCACCTATCTCACCCTTCTCTCCCTCAAAGGTCTCACCTTCTGGCACGTGCGCGACAACCCTTTCCTCCACCTCCTCACGTGGTCCCTCGCGCTCCTCACTATGTACTCCCGTGTCTATCTCGGGTACCACACTGTTGCTCAGGTCCTCGCCGGAACCGCGCTTGGGGTTTTTCTTGGTGCGGTTTGGTTCAGGATTGTTAACTCCGTTTTGTACCCTTACTTTCCTCTTATTGAAGAGAGCGCTTTTGGGAGATTGCTCTATGTGAAGGACACTTCTCATATTAGTAATGTGTTGAAGTTTGAGTATGATATGGCCAGGGCTGAGAGACGGAACTTGTCGTCTAATTCGAAGGCGGATTGA